In Theileria equi strain WA chromosome 4 map unlocalized gcontig_1105316255033, whole genome shotgun sequence, the following are encoded in one genomic region:
- a CDS encoding hypothetical protein (encoded by transcript BEWA_016100A): MKILVILCVIYASGLCSCGRFDEIIARFNDEVTKTKKFLEDAESTLKCAKNALEEYAEASAELQSSKRVEAENARKAFENAKKALEAASGTDEGIRALQLIMDSFHQCGGYELPSVEDQNNVIREALEKVTEVQVSLQNMKPIGELYECCCKHRLLGITPVDAKPKVVEQTTVSTSGCFGSSALFSHKYESSTNDSSCQPQTEESVLVGSDKNEETATEHEDIPHQSFSSHSEEQLQTGEETTQSEELPESAESPTEVASVEQEEQDTAPADSQPDANTETNEVEPLNETESSQEVASPSQDNEEEPETPESVEVGDAPVDVQPEEEAKPVDVDSESSEANNEPEEPKEDLGDGTDLSPLPLQQLTLVSDYKLMVDSFFFNVEEGEENGIKILRLTVKSGTSTNKLFFDGKLVWQGRDPRDACSSATFYFGESGPIAALYRFKKGGDGKAVKGYRKFSGGQWTSVNKEGLEKLLEELKQTSGMNDEDTKHVESPETPKEEIPLPDGQMGEVMDLASIYQDKCNSFDYNFAGNAVRLVVPKKDVTFTRLVDAEEEVWTPGKDEEFGYIREYLNKDGKPEFVVLIFKTLYGAVRRDYVKDEGRWTSCTNHEEKMRSLRIPATFRSAFELDLSLANSTNECSIFEAELVGVTTKHFFPKAGFHAKKVNEGTRELWTGGVNDYCRYCLIYRKGDKELLEIVVVENELIGKKYFERVYGEWKSLTRDEFDRKIEEMKRMETKQPSVDASDSTMVSHSKPLTDDKVPLESTSDKYESFAAHHLEHSPTEDTEQTTVSSSDPVDQQTTEVSELQEPEPLQSTGSHLHPDEEPEVTPSETSATETLDLSHHDDSQIDLKKGNVSGLDYNIYSPKKDVKITSVVDSGDNAIWTASGDEKCVFVESYANEDVTILCLQASENGGTTFKYFEKTGSESWNNITEGDFDRKMEEMGEAVKSNSNTPQEASSSSVKFSRENLRGSQEDVTGSSKVIKTTSYATFQEEMHVGKLVESPKATQESQQLVVTTDPNTLDISKPDKDRCNSFDYSLLGNAMKLVVPNKDVSISKLMNGSEEVWTAEEEEAFDHAEIYLNRDGRAELAVLILRTSSGLLRRDYARDENGWAVCDNSEEKMKNLKDITEWISDFNIDLSASKDTDKCSIFEVDLLGVTTRHFYPKPGHNIIEVKDGNNNLWTPVNTSDVCLFCLVYKKGDKELLEVAVTEDSSRRWKFFERVDGGWRSITEDDYDQNIKDMIGGFLGSTEDGPQDVQLHLTEDTHIENLGGSQDKEGPPVEVASDTALQEGENVDKPEIPSDNTLLQSSVQVDSTPIALDLTKPDESKVDILKVSRNEVEKKEYYPKDTSKITTVVDGEAQLWTGVGDDKCCLARSYSKGDSSFLVITIKGGNDLAAKFFEKVGGAWNEVDEEPFTDRVTTMMGELAKPVSSFLDKVDSTLFNLEDGEENGIKVLKLKAKEGTSTNKLTFDNLTVWEDSQTPCSSAVIYMNGSAPDLAVIKTKDGSDTESTVYRYYDGSKWQDGNMDEHNSKLEALKNKLKELQDAARPKESTETVGDNVEEKAKPADKPVESSTSKPSEPKGASTEAPQDSSTEDIVTNLDQSDSKPANSSLSKVNTSLFNVEEGQENGFKVLKLTPKEGVTSNKLTYGSEVVWQAQNAGDACSMAIFYLGKEGLVGALYRFKRENDGKTVEGYRQFSDGNWSQVSGAVFRKLIGKDEPVTTSKEPSTNEGAKDKPKPTSTVAPPSEESKPKEEPKATEPPKEVDTQSAEQAKDPSVDRKPDPKLTNKEAATALSSSEPEDGSLDTAELNDTSPQSTTRDEPQTDIDKKEEDEQDEYENEDQEEDDGEQDEQPQVESSSPDTISSSSPDAIDIKNATDPRYKVLDVHIDGVPSRIFSMDFSANVTNVLDREYTVWKATDPGVKCLYCIEYLKDGEPKFATVVTKKGDKLEQKNRKYKDQDKCCSCTFWRNKKCWKDCNSGFANKINALKTYTDPPTKFTLDISSPKEDDDKFKLVGEEKNGVTTHFFAARKGYGIGTIADDGKNILSLNGDLTFFLCEVHSKGDHGLMRLYFRHNGSIDYPTLEKKDGKWTEVLAPDYFMALEKMYSTDVEDSQNTDNR; this comes from the coding sequence atgaagattcttgtaATACTTTGTGTAATCTACGCTTCAGGACTCTGTAGCTGTGGGAGGTTTGACGAGATTATCGCCAGGTTTAACGATGAAGTGACCAAGACCAAAAAGTTCCTGGAAGACGCCGAGTCGACCCTAAAATGTGCCAAAAACGCACTTGAAGAATACGCAGAAGCCTCGGCAGAACTCCAAAGCTCCAAGAGAGTGGAGGCGGAGAACGCCAGGAAGGCTTTTGAAAATGCGAAAAAGGCTCTGGAAGCAGCTTCCGGAACCGATGAAGGTATAAGGGCTCTTCAACTGATAATGGACTCCTTCCACCAGTGTGGAGGATATGAGCTACCGTCCGTGGAGGATCAGAATAATGTCATCAGGGAGGCCCTGGAGAAGGTGACAGAAGTCCAAGTCTCGCTGCAGAACATGAAACCCATCGGGGAACTTTATGAGTGTTGTTGCAAACATAGGCTGCTTGGGATTACTCCAGTAGATGCTAAGCCAAAAGTAGTCGAGCAGACCACAGTTTCTACAAGTGGGTGTTTTGGCAGCTCCGCTCTGTTCTCGCACAAATATGAAAGTTCCACAAATGACTCTTCATGTCAACCACAAACTGAAGAGTCTGTTTTGGTTGGATCTGATAAGAATGAGGAAACTGCCACAGAACATGAAGATATTCCACATCAAAGTTTTTCAAGTCACTCTGAAGAGCAATTACAGACCGGAGAAGAAACTACTCAAAGCGAAGAACTGCCAGAGTCAGCTGAGAGTCCTACTGAAGTTGCCAGTGTAGAGCAGGAGGAACAGGATACTGCTCCAGCGGATTCTCAACCAGATGCAAATACAGAGACCAATGAAGTTGAACCGCTGAATGAGACAGAGTCTTCTCAGGAGGTAGCATCTCCATCTCAAGACaatgaggaagaacctGAGACTCCAGAATCTGTAGAGGTAGGAGATGCTCCTGTAGATGTTCAACCTGAGGAAGAGGCTAAGCCAGTTGATGTAGACTCTGAATCCAGTGAGGCAAATaatgaaccagaagaacCTAAAGAGGATCTTGGAGATGGTACAGATCTCTCTCCATTACCATTACAACAGCTCACTCTCGTATCTGATTACAAGTTGATGGTGGATTCGTTCTTCTTCAATGTGGAGGAAGGAGAAGAGAATGGTATCAAGATTCTCAGGTTGACTGTAAAGAGTGGCACCTCTACCAACAAGCTTTTCTTTGATGGGAAACTGGTATGGCAAGGTAGGGATCCAAGAGACGCCTGTTCTTCTGCTACCTTCTACTTTGGAGAAAGCGGACCCATAGCTGCCTTGTATAGATTCAAGAAAGGAGGTGACGGTAAAGCAGTCAAGGGCTATCGTAAATTTTCAGGTGGACAATGGACTTCAGTCAATAAAGAGGGTCTTGAGAAGCTACTCGAAGAACTCAAGCAAACATCAGGGATGAATGACGAGGACACAAAACATGTAGAATCTCCCGAAACTCCCAAGGAGGAAATTCCTCTGCCAGATGGACAAATGGGAGAGGTTATGGACCTAGCCAGTATTTATCAGGACAAGTGTAACTCATTCGATTACAACTTTGCCGGTAACGCAGTAAGACTAGTGGTCCCAAAGAAGGATGTTACCTTTACGAGGCTAGTAGATGCCGAGGAGGAAGTCTGGACTCCAggaaaagatgaagaatttggATACATCAGGGAATATCTTAATAAGGATGGTAAGCCAGAGTTTGTTGTTTTAATCTTCAAAACCTTATATGGCGCGGTACGAAGAGACTATGTGAAGGATGAGGGTAGATGGACATCTTGCACTAATCATGAAGAAAAGATGAGGAGCTTGAGGATCCCTGCAACTTTCAGATCCGCGTTCGAGCTTGACCTTTCATTAGCCAATAGTACTAATGAATGCAGCATCTTTGAAGCTGAATTAGTAGGAGTGACCACAAAGCACTTCTTCCCAAAGGCTGGCTTTCATGCCAAGAAGGTAAATGAGGGTACTAGAGAGTTATGGACCGGTGGAGTTAATGATTATTGTCGTTATTGTCTTATTTACAGGAAAGGTGATAAGGAACTACTGGAGATTGTCGTGGTAGAGAATGAGTTGATAGGAAagaagtactttgagagGGTATatggtgaatggaagagtctCACACGGGATGAGTTTGACAGGAAGATAGaggagatgaaaaggatggagacTAAACAGCCTTCCGTAGACGCTTCAGATTCTACTATGGTATCTCATAGCAAACCTCTTACTGATGATAAAGTTCCTCTGGAATCCACTAGTGATAAATATGAAAGTTTTGCAGCACACCATTTGGAGCACTCACCAACTGAAGATACTGAACAGACTACCGTTTCTTCAAGTGACCCCGTAGATCAGCAAACTACAGAGGTGAGTGAGCTTCAGGAGCCTGAGCCTTTACAGTCTACTGGATCCCATTTACATCCTGATGAGGAACCTGAGGTGACACCATCTGAAACTTCTGCTACTGAGACACTGGACCTTTCACATCATGATGACTCCCAGATAGACTTGAAAAAAGGCAACGTGTCTGGGTTAGACTACAACATATACTCCCCAAAGAAGGATGTTAAGATTACTTCTGTTGTTGACTCTGGAGATAATGCTATATGGACcgcttctggagatgaaaagtgcgtatttgtagaatcttaTGCTAATGAAGACGTAACAATTCTTTGCCTGCAAGCCTCCGAGAATGGTGGCACTACGttcaagtactttgaaaagactgGTAGTGAATCGTGGAATAATATTACAGAGGGAGACTTTGATaggaagatggaggaaATGGGAGAAGCTGTAAAATCTAATAGCAACACTCCTCAGGAAGCTTCCTCCTCATCTGTTAAGTTCTCTAGAGAGAATCTAAGAGGATCTCAGGAAGATGTCACAGGATCATCTAAAGTCATAAAGACTACATCCTATGCTACTTTCCAGGAAGAGATGCATGTAGGCAAACTTGTAGAGTCTCCAAAAGCTACCCAGGAATCTCAGCAACTAGTGGTCACCACAGATCCAAATACtttggacatttcaaaGCCTGATAAAGACAGGTGTAACTCCTTTGACTACTCCCTTCTAGGGAATGCGATGAAGTTGGTGGTTCCTAATAAAGACGTTTCTATATCCAAACTCATGAATGGTAGTGAAGAAGTGTGGACCGctgaggaggaagaagcgTTTGACCATGCGGAGATATACCTTAATAGGGATGGAAGAGCAGAACTTGCAGTTTTAATATTAAGAACATCTTCTGGCCTATTACGAAGAGATTACGCAAgggatgaaaatggatgGGCGGTCTGTGATAATAGTGAagaaaagatgaagaatttaAAGGATATTACAGAATGGATATCCGACTTCAACATTGATCTTTCTGCTTCTAAGGACACTGACAAATGCAGTATCTTTGAGGTAGATCTTTTGGGAGTTACCACTAGACACTTTTATCCCAAACCTGGCCATAATATAATTgaagtaaaggatggtaataaTAACCTGTGGACTCCTGTAAATACTTCGGATGTTTGTCTCTTTTGTCTTGTTTATAAGAAAGGCGACAAGGAACTACTTGAAGTAGCGGTTACAGAGGATTCTTCAAGGAGATGGAAATTCTTTGAAAgagtagatggaggatggagGAGCATTACAGAAGATGATTACGATCAGAATATTAAGGATATGATTGGGGGATTTTTAGGATCTACTGAAGATGGTCCTCAAGATGTTCAGTTGCATCTTACTGAGGATACACATATAGAGAATCTTGGAGGATCTCAAGATAAGGAAGGACCCCCCGTAGAGGTTGCATCCGATACTGCTTTACAGGAGGGGGAGAATGTGGACAAACCAGAGATTCCATCGGATAATACACTTCTTCAGTCATCTGTACAGGTTGACAGTACTCCTATAGCCTTAGACCTTACCAAACCAGATGAGTCCAAGGTAGATATTCTCAAGGTTAGCAGGAATGAAGTAGAGAAGAAGGagtattatccaaaggatactTCCAAGATTACTACtgttgtggatggagaggCTCAACTTTGGACTGGTGTTGGAGATGACAAGTGTTGCTTAGCTAGGTCTTATTCAAagggagattcttcatTCCTTGTTATAACTATAAAGGGTGGTAATGACTTAGCAGCTAAattctttgagaaagttggTGGAGCATGGAATGAAGTAGATGAAGAACCGTTTACTGACAGGGTAACGACAATGATGGGAGAATTGGCTAAACCTGTAAGTTCTTTCCTGGATAAGGTAGACTCTACTCTCTTTAATCTAGAGGATGGAGAAGAGAATGGCATTAAGGTTCTTAAGTTAAAGGCTAAGGAAGGTACTTCTACTAACAAGCTCACATTCGACAATTTGACAGTTTGGGAAGATTCTCAAACTCCTTGCTCTTCCGCTGTCATATATATGAATGGAAGCGCGCCTGATCTTGCCGTTATAAAGACTAAAGACGGTAGTGATACTGAATCCACAGTATACAGATACTATGATGGTAGTAAATGGCAAGATGGTAATATGGATGAGCATAACAGTAAGCTAGAAGCTTTAAAGAATAAACTCAAGGAACTTCAAGATGCCGCTAGACCaaaagaatctacagaaaCAGTCGGAGATAATGTAGAAGAAAAGGCTAAACCTGCTGATAAGCCTGTAGAATCTTCTACTTCTAAGCCATCTGAACCTAAGGGAGCGTCTACAGAAGCTCCTCAGGATTCTTCTACAGAGGATATTGTGACTAATCTAGACCAGTCGGATTCTAAACCTGCAAACTCTTCCCTTTCCAAAGTGAATACCTCCCTATTTAATGTGGAAGAGGGACAAGAGAATGGGTTTAAGGTTCTAAAGCTTACACCAAAGGAAGGAGTTACTTCTAACAAGCTTACCTATGGATCTGAAGTAGTTTGGCAGGCTCAGAATGCTGGTGATGCCTGTTCTATGGCAATCTTCTATCTTGGAAAGGAGGGGCTTGTAGGTGCTTTATACAGATTCAAGAGAGAAAATGATGGCAAGACAGTAGAAGGTTACCGCCAATTCTCAGATGGCAACTGGTCCCAAGTCAGTGGAGCTGTCTTCAGGAAATTGATAGGAAAGGATGAACCCGTTACAACATCTAAAGAACCATCTACTAATGAGGGAGCTAAAGATAAACCTAAACCTACTTCCACTGTAGCTCCTCCTAGCGAAGAGTCTAagcctaaggaagaacCCAAGGCTACCGAACCTCCTAAGGAAGTAGATACTCAATCAGCTGAACAGGCTAAAGATCCCAGTGTTGACAGAAAGCCAGATCCAAAACTAACAAATAAAGAGGCAGCTACTGCACTTTCAAGCTCCGAACCAGAAGATGGTTCTTTGGATACTGCAGAATTGAATGATACATCTCCACAGAGTACAACCCGTGACGAGCCGCAAACTGATATAGATAAAAAAGAGGAGGATGAACAGGATGAATACGAAAATGAGGAccaagaggaagatgatggagaGCAAGATGAACAACCACAGGTGGAATCATCTTCACCGGATACCATCTCTAGTTCGTCTCCAGATGCTATAGATATCAAGAATGCAACAGATCCCAGATACAAAGTCCTAGATGTGCATATTGATGGAGTACCGTCCAGAATATTTAGTATGGACTTTAGTGCAAACGTTACGAATGTTTTGGATAGAGAATATACAGTTTGGAAAGCTACCGATCCAGGTGTAAAGTGCCTATACTGCATTGAATATCTCAAAGACGGTGAACCTAAATTCGCGACTGTTGTCACAAAAAAAGGGGATAAGTTAGAGCAGAAGAATCGCAAATATAAGGATCAAGATAAGTGCTGCTCCTGCACTTTCTGGCGgaataaaaaatgttgGAAGGATTGTAATAGTGGCTTTGCAAATAAAATTAATGCCCTGAAAACATACACAGATCCTCCAACAAAGTTCACTCTGGACATTTCCTCtccaaaagaagatgatgataagTTTAAGCTTGTAGGggaagagaagaatggTGTCACTACCCACTTCTTTGCCGCTAGGAAAGGCTATGGTATCGGGACTATTGCGGATGATGGCAAGAATATATTGAGCCTTAATGGTGATTTGACATTTTTCCTCTGCGAGGTTCATTCTAAAGGTGACCATGGACTCATGAGACTATATTTTAGACATAACGGTTCGATAGACTACCCAACCCTAGAAaagaaagatggtaaatggacAGAGGTCCTAGCTCCAGACTACTTTATGGCATTAGAAAAGATGTACAGCACAGACGTAGAGGATTCCCAAAACACTGACAACAGATGA
- a CDS encoding hypothetical protein (encoded by transcript BEWA_016110A), with protein MGSSGGTSPQGKSVFVEIGKASGSGYYNDGDNKITFTRYSDQPEKGYKKYIHTPPNSYVIRTIKHDDKGQTGLADLSSKRYEVASVYYLEYDHSNFVPLLIGFTKNGDKHFYYTLTKYTTLDEMWNKDSTIKNAETCKKRLAGICAMLRDLVVLRVDCIKDSYYANGDPANPPEKNKLTKVKVTGPYTVYATYKKYIHIPEEISTMRVITSRHQAKHITFILKEIGLTKFSSVSVYYWVGDASYYNPLLLEMSGSGEPRYFKLDGSRWVSCSVTQPSFESFLDMETCRYNREHIVDIMQMKDSYDCSCGKFKITLKSTNEGGYQKVVHSISGNQYLGKFVSETTTQYGIDIKYGVGVATVFHYPNENPQPLLILFDGKWYERETMNNWKEIEDKNLPITEDSKDQIEAHLQRIDYNEPYSYADEYKDGSSSVSIIIGTVVGLALACFVVHECLMLRSNAAKSIIMKVMSKFHKRPH; from the coding sequence ATGGGATCTTCAGGTGGTACATCTCCACAAGGTAAATCTGTATTCGTGGAAATTGGTAAAGCTTCTGGAAGTGGATATTAtaatgatggagataataAAATCACATTTACCAGATATTCTGACCAACCGGAAAAGGGCTACAAAAAATACATTCATACCCCTCCCAATTCATATGTTATTAGAACCATAAAACATGATGACAAGGGTCAGACTGGACTTGCGGATCTTAGCAGTAAACGATATGAGGTAGCTTCAGTTTACTATCTTGAATATGATCATTCCAACTTTGTGCCGCTATTAATCGGGTTTACAAAGAACGGAGACAAACATTTCTATTATACACTAACTAAATACACGACTCTTGACGAAATGTGGAACAAAGATAGCACTATTAAGAATGCTGAGACATGCAAAAAAAGGCTCGCAGGAATTTGCGCTATGCTTAGAGATTTGGTAGTCTTAAGAGTAGATTGTATCAAAGATTCTTACTATGCTAACGGAGATCCTGCAAATCCCCCAGAAAAAAATAAATTGACAAAAGTAAAGGTCACTGGACCCTATACTGTTTATGCTACttacaaaaaatatattcatattCCAGAAGAGATATCTACCATGAGGGTAATTACTTCTAGGCATCAAGCAAAGCACATTACATTTATCCTAAAAGAGATTGGTCTTACTAAATTTAGTAGTGTCTcagtatattactgggTCGGAGATGCTTCTTATTATAATCCGTTACTTCTTGAAATGAGTGGATCTGGAGAACCGAGGTATTTCAAATTAGATGGAAGCAGGTGGGTATCTTGTAGTGTAACTCAACCCAGTTTTGAGAGTTTTCTTGACATGGAAACATGTAGATACAATAGAGAGCATATAGTTGATATTATGCAGATGAAAGACTCTTACGATTGTTCTTGTGGAAAATTCAAGATCACTCTAAAATCTACAAATGAAGGTGGATATCAGAAGGTTGTCCACAGTATAAGTGGAAATCAATATCTTGGTAAATTCGTATCAGAAACGACTACACAATATGGAATAGATATCAAATATGGCGTAGGAGTAGCAACTGTGTTCCACTATCCTAACGAAAATCCCCAACCACTCTTAATATTatttgatggaaaatggtaTGAAAGAGAAACTATGAACAACTGGAAGGAAATAGAGGACAAAAATCTTCCTATAACTGAAGATTCAAAAGATCAAATAGAAGCCCatctccaaaggatagACTACAATGAACCGTACAGTTATGCGGATGAATACAAAGATGGATCCTCCTCTGTTAGCATAATAATTGGAACAGTCGTAGGATTAGCCCTTGCGTGTTTCGTCGTCCACGAATGCCTTATGCTTCGTAGTAATGCAGCTAAAAGTATCATAATGAAAGTCATGAGTAAGTTCCATAAAAGACCACACTAG
- a CDS encoding hypothetical protein (encoded by transcript BEWA_016120A) — translation MISEEKSPLGSLLSRGNLQRKSSHLNKTIGDDNVGMRTAASEISTSRAETIKGVTNPTLISTSDVADNRSTLSLVEGQCLPESNQKIFSKWVRACDHTESKQGNILPLKKQQKHDDSGRIRPKPIVKQTGTTYCASFQTDDKEFNNDILGTRRLYYNLADVRLALTLDELQCGPEFNRKNFFLYKQVATCKTTQCRRGINITFKKQGGNKTMALIVIVEEPVSLSRRFTGILSKRINSNGQAIKVRSKYNQKILFIKACSDYSPNLQETVVSTRV, via the coding sequence atgatttccGAGGAAAAGTCTCCTTTAGGCTCGTTGTTAAGCCGagggaacctccagaggaagtcatcacacctgaataaaacaatagggGACGACAACGTCGGAATGCGAACTGCAGCGAgtgaaatctcaacttcacgagctgaaacgataaaaggtgtcacaaatccaacattaatatcaacaagtgatgtagctgacaacaggtctacgttatccctcgttgaagggcaatgcctacctgaatctaatcaaaaaatcttttctaaatgggtacgagcttgcgatcatacagagagtaaacagggaaacatattgcctcttaaaaagcaacaaaaacatgatgatagtggaagaataagacCCAAACCaatcgttaaacaaactggtacaacctactgtgcatcattccaaactgacgacaaagagttcaacaatgacatacttggcactagaagactttattataatctagctgacGTGAGGTTAGCgttaaccctggacgaattgcaatgtggacctgaatttaatcgaaaaaacttcttcttatataaacaggtggcgacttgtaaaactacccagtgtagacgggggataaacataacttttaaaaagcaaggcggtaataaaactatggcgcttatagtaatcgttgaagaaccagtaagtcTCTCTAGAAGATTTactggaatcctcagtaagaggataaactcaaatggtcaagcaatcaaggtcaggtcgaaatacaatcaaaaaatcttatttataaaggcctgttctgattattccccaaacctacaggaaactgtagtgtctacaagggtgtag
- a CDS encoding conserved hypothetical protein (encoded by transcript BEWA_016130A) yields the protein MEKMAISTFGLRMAMRLSRSSSKDKTKDESFSRKQMSDTHGNAFLLIGIAMATNVNTSLLTEKVFRCQNFANKCLVVYMFFVLVASFVALFLCELDFSTMVLSVWLLVASHSMHVLVGMFGNGLMARNIFILGYGFNGALEALICFSGAGVISKLFLNSTYSMIYTGFPAGSIFLGTTQTILNRAVGTSTISQMRKNLVLCHGFHAVLTSIGSLWVTFLYIKYRKYTKEAEEKQGDLSISQRFLKSISDFSYAKFYYTRFMVIVLAYSLRFFFFPCLIPFVMDIPDHIKLICSLSLILSEFISKLNTVGVNESINPSEKDPSQSHAMFLFTRDRYIHFMLTAILSSSCFILWSSLTGRYHFSQSPIFIFCFIVMMGISYGYLSTRSINGCKPVLDYYTKQFDKEGKPMVSDEIANGSGVSDVATLTMNLSILTASLISNVAETIIIRHKNSRAYIINNSKGDLSIKAVDALLMQFKS from the coding sequence ATGGAGAAGATGGCGATAAGTACATTTGGGCTCCGGATGGCAATGAGACTCTCCCGCTCATCGTCTAAAGACAAAACAAAGGACGAATCATTCTCCAGGAAGCAAATGAGTGATACACACGGCAATGCATTCCTACTCATTGGCATAGCAATGGCCACGAATGTGAATACAAGTCTACTCACTGAAAAGGTCTTTAGGTGCCAGAACTTTGCCAACAAGTGTCTGGTGGTCTACATGTTCTTTGTCCTAGTGGCATCATTCGTGGCTCTATTCCTCTGCGAGTTGGACTTTTCGACCATGGTATTGAGTGTGTGGTTGTTAGTGGCGTCTCACTCGATGCATGTACTTGTGGGCATGTTTGGTAATGGTTTAATGGCCCgtaacatcttcatcctgGGCTATGGGTTTAACGGAGCGTTGGAGGCACTCATTTGTTTCTCGGGTGCTGGCGTCATCTCTAAACTATTTCTCAATTCAACCTACTCGATGATCTACACGGGGTTCCCCGCCGGCTCCATTTTTTTGGGAACCACCCAGACTATACTGAACCGTGCGGTTGGAACCAGTACAATTTCTCAAATGAGAAAGAACCTGGTCCTGTGCCACGGGTTTCATGCCGTTCTGACGTCTATTGGATCCCTATGGGTCacattcttgtatattAAATATAGAAAATACACCAAAGAGGCTGAAGAGAAACAGGGTGATCTATCGATTAGCCAAAGATTCCTCAAAAGTATCAGTGATTTTTCATATGCAAAATTCTACTACACGCGGTTCATGGTCATTGTCCTTGCCTACTCTCtgagattcttcttctttcctTGTCTCATCCCATTTGTAATGGATATTCCAGACCATATCAAGCTCATATGTTCTCTCTCACTCATTCTTTCAGAGTTCATATCAAAGCTAAACACTGTGGGTGTCAACGAGAGTATAAATCCGTCAGAGAAGGACCCGTCCCAGTCTCATGCAATGTTCTTGTTTACTAGGGACAGATACATACACTTTATGCTCACCGCCATCCTTTCCTCATCTTGCTTTATTCTGTGGTCCTCTTTGACTGGCAGGTATCACTTTTCACAGTCACccatattcatcttttGCTTTATCGTAATGATGGGAATATCATATGGTTACTTGTCAACCAGGTCCATTAACGGCTGTAAGCCTGTGCTAGACTATTACACTAAACAGTTTGATAAGGAGGGAAAGCCTATGGTAAGTGATGAAATTGCCAATGGTTCTGGAGTCTCAGACGTCGCCACCCTGACCATGAACCTGAGCATTCTGACAGCCTCCCTTATATCAAACGTGGCTGAAACAATTATAATAAGACACAAAAATTCTAGAGCCTACATTATCAACAATAGTAAAGGAGATTTGTCCATTAAAGCTGTGGATGCTCtactaatgcagtttaaaTCCTAG